Below is a genomic region from Cloeon dipterum chromosome 2, ieCloDipt1.1, whole genome shotgun sequence.
GAGACTAAAACAAAAGAACCTActtcaatacaaaattatgGTGTTAAACTAATACATATAACAATTTCTATTACCCTCAAGCTTAACCAATGACAAACATctgaaatctaattttagaAGGTATATAAAGCGAAATTTCCAGCAGACTGTCAGGAGCGCAATTGTATTGTTCGCAGACGCCGAACCGcgtttatttcaaagaaaggCGAATTGGCAAAATGCTCGGGGCTGCTGGCGAGTTGCACCGTGCCATTCCATTAGCGTGCTGCACATGAACCGTAACGTGGCCCACAAGCCGGGGCCTGCTTGTGCATTGATGTTAGAACACACTTGGCTAGATAGACCACGTGTCTTTGATCTGCATAATAGAGCTCTCCGCCGGGTTATACATAGAAACACTCCATGCCAGATGCGCTGAATTAATACTAGCGtggtataaaaataattcccaaACACGCCCGTGCCGCCCAGTCTCGTGGTagcgaaaaattattctacGCTCGACTCTCGTCCAATAGAAAGAATAGCCTGAAAAAAGACCGTGCGCGCACTTGGGTGCAATTATTATGCGGAGATCTCGTGAATACTCCTCAAGGAAAATGCTCACGAGGCTCGCTTTACTTTCTTGCCAGGTcatcatgcaaatttaattgactttAAACGGCACTGCTCTGTTTGTGACACCACGCGCACAACTTGCATTGGGGAGtgataaaattacatttgaaaattattccgtGGGTCTCCGCATTAccattttgtgatttaaaaaaatacatttggaTCACGTTTTGGCTCTCTGTTTACCAAAGAGGAATCCATTACAGTTGAAATATTGCGGTGcatataaaagtaaaatttgcgTGTAAGTTAAAAAGAGAACTCAGTTTATAATGGGAAAAAGCTGAAAAGAGAtagtgcatttaaaatttgatattcaaaGAGCATCATCTCTTAATTTCCTAAGAAACAAATCAGgcatttcaatgaaattgtACAAACTGAATGATCAGTTTCAAGGatttaaataatcagaaaCATTGCAAGTAGAATTATTATCCTTTGTGAAGGGAATTGTACCAAGAAGAATTATGGCTAGCTTAACATTCTGTATCGGCATTTGCAAGGGTGGGAAATGTCAAGAATCCACTGCGACGAAGGTGAATGGTGCTGCAAGAGCTAACAACTCCCAGGAGCATACAGTTTTGCAAGGAAGACGGCATTATTTAAAGCTATTTATTCAGCGAAGCCCACCGCCTTTTTGTGTTCAAAGAGTGCGGTTGCCGCAGGAACAATGACATCGGGGCAGAATAAAAGAGAACATATTCTTATGATCAGCAGGGAATCCTTTGATTTGGAACAGCTTTGCTGCTATATATGTAGTTTTTCGGCAAACTTTGACGGTAGGCGGCACAAAGCGAATATAAAATCACTGCTATAGACGAGGAGTTCCCCTCCGTACagcaatcttttttaattttctcttcaaaagtTTATgccaagtttaattaaataccacAAAGTTGAATCCAAAGACCCCTCAAAACAAAACTTTCCGACTGCACGGCGCTTATTTCACCTATAAAAGGGCACTTTGTTTTTGCCAGTCTCCTATAATGAATTTCCCACGTAGCTATATTCCGTATTTTTGGTCTGTTATCACCGGATCAATctttgcaaacaaaatgtaatgctGTCAAAAGGTAATGACGAAAGCCGCTGCTTTGAGGAGCGCGCCATGCAAACCACTGCCATCTCTCTATATCGTACCACCGTGCCGATGACAGACATGTGATATTCTCTACGAATTGTTGGAAATAAACTGGTATTCCGTAAAAAGGAGATAAGAGCGTGAACGCTTTGAATCAAGTCTAGTGACggcatcaaaatttcaattcatgtGGAAAGggttgataaaaataataaaaattacagcaggCAGAAGAGCAGAACATAATCATGATCGTGCGTATTGACGTTTTGGAAGCTGTAATTAATGAGTGCGCACATGTTGCGGCAAAAAAACGAGGCAAATGTCACTTCAGTTTAATTAACTGCTGATTTGTTAAACTATAACACTCAAGTGGAAAAATATGTGCTAAAATCATTTCCTATTGATTGACTgagaatgtttaattttaagagtttcTTCAAAATCGTCATCTTTCgcctaaaaaaaataatgcttcatATTTTCCTATTAACCATTTAacagggaaaattatttgatttctattttttcaattttcaaagattATAGCTGATATGATACAAGTACTTTCATAtcttgaaagtaaaaaatatatttaccaGTCAGTGCTGAACAACTCAAAACAgttaaaacaatcaatttgctGTGCGAAAGATTGAAAAGGTATAGTCTTAAGCTTTCTTAATGCACCGTTTCTTTCGAGTTTGCATCTGGccgctaatttaaattcattttaactaACACAAGTCAAATTAAACCACCTTTGTCGCAGTTCCATAGGATGTGCGCGGATTAATTCTGTCTGATAGCCTCTAGTCAATTTGAATTGCTGATGTATTTAACTATATGGAAACCAACCGGTGTGGCAGTGGCAAATCATATGATAAAACCCATAAACTGCTTCAAGTTTTACTCCTTGATTTGCATGCTAGCCGTGCGAATTACTAAACTCGAGACATTCCTTTTAAACAAACATGCCGCACGAAAAAAATTCCCTCAGAAATCTCTAGGATTAATAAGCTCAAAATATCCACAGGTAATTTCGCGAGTTTAAACCCTGAACTCGAGacggtttgaattttttaagaggGCATCATGCAtatgttaatttattcctaGTGCGTATACTTACGAAACAATCGGCAATCAGCAGCGGCTAATTAGAAGGTGCGGTCGCGAGCAGTTGCGATCTTGACCGAGTCGGAAGGGCCACTGCGGCGTGCCATGCAACACACAAGAGGCGCAGGTCGCCTGACGCACGCGTGCTGCAGGACTCGGTGTTggagtgagagagcgagagagagaaagaaagccTCCCCGAGCGCGGCAGCAGCACTCCGGGGTGCAAAGAAACATGCCGCGCCTTAtctaaattgataaaaatctgCTCGATCAGAGACGACGGGAAATTCGCAAAGCCGCACACATGCACGCTCACCGTCTTCGCAGCTGACTCGGGCTGATTCTGCCTTTTCTGACGAAAATCATCTCGCTTCCGATGGGATTTTTATCGATTCGACTGTGTTCATTTCACGCGCGCCTGCACCCGCAGATTTGATACAAGTTTTGGCATTGATGGACTGATGAAAAATAGGCCAGCAGACTTATGAGTTATTGCTCACCACTGAATTCCTAATTAACTATCATGAAGCGTTAAATTTTTGTCCGAAACGGgtcttctctttttttttgctctttttatccctgtccgaggaccaaaggaccgggaagggcgcccactgcactagcacgaatgctgaaacccgggtcccaataacaccgcgaacggataacatgggccgcacagggacccagcccactcaagggccacttgcctccgcaccgaggactgcattgaaacgctagacatttgtcccgtgaagccaaatcacgcatgctggaaaggtgcaaaccagcaagtagcgagtcggcgccggtgcgcctcccagcccgttgagcaatttgagcaattcgagtcactaaactaaccactttttgccatttctgacattgggtagccagtattagatctccgaactgctcaaatacctctcattgctttgacactcctgagagtgccttaacaatgcgagccaacgggctggttataATTCTCTTTATGCTGATGCGATTTGTTCGAACATTTATGATATTGTTTAAACTACTGTGATGCGTAATTTTGGCATTAAtccattaattttgattaaaagctAGGAATATAGCTTGTGGTTTACAAATAAGTCGTCATTGCAGCAGCAAATAGTCCAACAAACGCAGTTGCTTTGGCCTAGTTTTAGAGCGCAATTAGCCAACTTCAACAGTGCGAAAAATGAAGATAAATACATTAAGCTCCTCCTCAACCAAACAGCATTGCACTTTTAGGTCGACTATTGATTTgtataattacatttttcggAGTCATAAATTCTCAATATTCTCTCGTTGTtttaagtattattttaacttcaagtgatttttacaactttaatttgtttaatgacTGTTGGCGagacagatttatttttcttctcaattGAAAAACTCTTTTTCAAAGTCCATCGTATTTTGTTCTTTAGATTTCCTAAATAATGAATTCTGCCGGGCattaactttattaaatttcctgccGCTCCCGCTCCCATAGTACGTGCTGCTTTTGTACGTGTTCCATTTAGATCGTTAcgtttaaaagcaaaatgagtaaaataaaaagatatataAATGTAACGAAGGAAACTGCCGGCTTTAATGCACCAAATGACagcttgtttgttttaattaaattttgaagctaCAGTCCACGTTGCAGGTTCACTCTTGTGtcacttttaataaaagtcTGTGGTCAGCCTCCCTCTCGGACGCGCACTTTTAGTACCTGGCATTATTTTTGAGTGCCACTGCGTTTGCTCGAGAGAATGCTGTCATACATAAAACTGTGCACACGCACAGACTAGCATTTAGCTTTGGTGATTTTGTTGTAAAACATTGAACGAAGCCTCATTTTATGCGTAGATGTTTATTTTGCTCCAACTTTTTATAGACCCATAACTCTATCTTCATTAAgtaaaagagataaaaatttattaccttCAGCCccgattttttgcaattaaattgttgaaaatcaggcataaaattgcaattaattaagaacATATAACAGCTGTGCATGTAGTTAAACGTAAGACGGATTATGATTTAGTTAAgatcttttattttgtaagtCAAATGATATCCTAACCTAATtaataacacaaaaaatcacaggcaaaaaatcagccatgccataaaattgatatttctaTACAATGTTCTTCATATagctttttgaaatatttggtctacctcaatcaattttatttcaaccggGATCTATGGCCCGAAATATTCAGAGAGCACTGTTCGACTTAAAGGTCTCTGGTAGAGAGATTAGTGGCCGCAATCTGGTAAGGGGGCTAAAGCCGTAGTAATTtacgtattttaattaaaaaattttccttttggatTTTGCTTGTGATTCATGACAATCTGCCGCACAATCTTTTTAGATATTATCCCACATTCGCATTCGCACGCTATGCTATGTCGACCGGAACGGTTATGCAATTCGGCCATCATAAAAGCTTCGCGTGTTGCCTAACTTTCTGTTTGTCTGCTGATCATCTGTTCCTGCGCGCCAAAGCATCATGGTTTTTGTGAAAATGAGGGGGGAGTTGTCTAGTCTGCTGTTTGTCTCCCTCTCGTCGTCTGGCCTACCCAAACAACGCAGAaaagtaaacacaaaaatactcTTTCGTTTTTAACCATCACGGTGAACTGGGTGAACTGTTGAATTTTGGGAAAGTTTTCCAGCATAATCAGAGCAGTGAATGAGCTGAGAATATGCCGCAAGAGTTCCAAGTTTTAAGGTGTTACGCCTGCTCCACTTACCAGGTTAAacacgtttaaaatttaaaacccgTACGTGAGTCAGATTTTTAACGATCACATTGCAGGTACACTTCGTAAAGAAATGTAGCAACAAGTGGCAGTGCAAGATGTGCAACGAAAAGCAATCTTTAAAACAGGTAAAtgtgtattaaaatattatacacatctcttacattaaaaataagacgaaaatatttgtgtGGCCTGAGGGTATTAATCGCGAAATGTGCAATTTTCCGTCTAATATAATAGTAACAtgcttataaatttatttttacgaaatatttttaaagttcaaaCTCACGCACTGAACATGTCTTTATCtcttaatatgtattttaggTTTTTGGACGAGGGACAGGACAAGATTGTCGTCTACacgttcaaaaattaaatgctcaaAGGCTAACCAATGAAGTGGCCCTTGCTCCACCGCAACCCGTTGAGCAGATCCAGACTGAAGAGCAAGATCAAACTTTCAACCCATTTCTGCAGCCTTTCCAGCCGGTGGCTGCTGGGAGCAAATGGATTAGTTTTCTGCAAAAAGAGAAGACAGATGTTTCAAGTGACGAGGAAGATCCCTTTCAAAAGGCTCTCAGGGCCGGAGATCTGCAGAGGATTAGGAAGGCTAGGGCACCTAAAGTGGCCAAACAAACTGCTAAAGGTCCAGATGATGCGAATTGCGGAGGGAAATGCAGCAACAAAAGGGCGAGTCCAAATCCAAATGTTTTGAGTGCCACTGCTAAGAGGTCAAAGGTGGAGGAATTCAAAGGTATCGGCGAAAATGCAGTCGCCAAAAAGCCTGCTAGCAAGTGGGGACAGTTTTTAGCtgaagaggaagaaaaagTTGAGGATGGAATCAATAATAAGTTGGAAGTCAGTCCAATTTTGAGCTGTGCTTCAGTTAACGACTTCAGCAAGAATTACCTTCCTAATTCTAGCCAAAATTCTGCGCCCAAGATGAACAACAAGAAAAGCAAATGGGAAAAGTTTTTGCCGATACATGATCCAGATGACAACTTAGAGGAAAATTCTCCTCAAACAAACTCATGCGAAAGtgagaaaatggaaatgcaGTGTAGTGATAGCGTTGCAAACAAAGATCTAGTCCCGAGGGCAACTTTGCAAGGTGTACAGCCAAGAGAGTCATACAAAACTTCCACAGTTTCTTCTGTAAAAACGCAAGGTGGTATTGATTTTGTGCTTGATGAAAACATTGGAGACGACGAACTTGATGCACTTCTTACTTTGTGAAATTACTACACAG
It encodes:
- the LOC135937204 gene encoding MRN complex-interacting protein; amino-acid sequence: MPQEFQVLRCYACSTYQVHFVKKCSNKWQCKMCNEKQSLKQVFGRGTGQDCRLHVQKLNAQRLTNEVALAPPQPVEQIQTEEQDQTFNPFLQPFQPVAAGSKWISFLQKEKTDVSSDEEDPFQKALRAGDLQRIRKARAPKVAKQTAKGPDDANCGGKCSNKRASPNPNVLSATAKRSKVEEFKGIGENAVAKKPASKWGQFLAEEEEKVEDGINNKLEVSPILSCASVNDFSKNYLPNSSQNSAPKMNNKKSKWEKFLPIHDPDDNLEENSPQTNSCESEKMEMQCSDSVANKDLVPRATLQGVQPRESYKTSTVSSVKTQGGIDFVLDENIGDDELDALLTL